Proteins from a genomic interval of Liolophura sinensis isolate JHLJ2023 unplaced genomic scaffold, CUHK_Ljap_v2 scaffold_101, whole genome shotgun sequence:
- the LOC135481473 gene encoding nascent polypeptide-associated complex subunit alpha, muscle-specific form-like, translating into MGKSQESVAEMSTVCGEFSENAWKKDLCKNCQRSRAEHTASKDGGTKGGKPVPTKAKRTSITQPPDGKVTSSSALSISKKMSPSADKQSSGNVKSQNSQSLAKSEKKSVETSKDGTHKSEPTPRQRSSENLKKAKDNAGKQPLAGLTKNGLRQPDKRIIEQSEKASVKSSSEKSKVSSKKPESQSSKAKPEPGKNEGNDSSEPKSALKKSPKKMVKSAKVIFLENDPEIIGYNGGEDNEPPEEGSESGSVSAGDNDTCLTEEEKQFSLLSLENTRWNADVKNLKMDSPLEEKMKRVASKEFEDAELESLWKPDRFPALKDCDSGKLKVGTYPQAKKSQLRASLEDVFGEEQTERCSSETEVSSNRVSRLSSEPPEGYKSPSSSREVSPALDATGARVESLASSRTSSVSDVDVPVEAFKVKKDKKPRVASAYKVVDINPEPVVKPYGIVDVSSGEVPESYPPPELPSTPAPTRSRRSSERTSPARSSLAGDAVSVSSNCSSEHDNVSESGTLGRRSRKESSTGAEPQAEMSITLQMLSDKSNDAELKAAIKLLDEVWKDEETEPETVTKHSEEGTPQKSPKPEHVPKAAKRGSVMTESMTEAETSANTQPAKGTTDATSSQEEAFQRTDSGRASKGKSHAFEAKMASIAANLDLNKQNLKGKRPAPQPPNSPPPEPPGEPVKSPNKVTSQTPDPTFRFVKVGMIPNSSRPTSPTPEDEEAPEEDVQAEPRDLDSPKLSSKANNEARKSGLMSFFSKFLRRGKESEGNGETITVTAMEDTIKFVDKNAVADETNGDQVSLAESSTDDVLESSDTKNGKVTNPTKPKVSPTPMKYAISDIMEEIYGKNQDEFSQQEGEAKVDKSTTEPDIPACMSKSVNFEDNKIPEIMSMSLTSFPTTSNPGHSSLKKEDNPKRGLASPKRSGDGCRRDFKLDTSKQSQKSPDISQVRRRVKSPTKREAPRPVTASKALETKNPLFAKELELRLSKGGMEGKPGKAAKSIEPKKLPAPEPPTSPKSPTPSTNEVKKDGHHDDRPTSMPPAPPPAVQDQELYLPPWESRVCEKIELPCQKGRRSILGRIGGPRKSRPPAPPPPGPVKASVKRAKSITESSLPAETKKIDRSDISGPILIQGMTSTNSTTKAVTRRNTITLGDDSSYASGGSSSQDSGSGSIGSKRSYDDPPEPPSLSPLGSLENLYEPIGPRSQSMSMSLEGYLEPVVASAGEQGATVTQAAVQKEEKVESPKKVLSLEEERELFLASQPIYEEIPNGDVKREELYPEIKIKPNKTKPKPELQKQTSSPAMVQETVREAVIAEMPHVVNERPPSQPSSREGTPKPAIRSQTLPRPAPRTKCGEKLSPEIAGPNSFPLQGPPPATGPPPATGPPGQGRPKPVPRRKPQVLAKPTAARKSTVEQYVAMNRPGCASKNYSLECLRENFNKITGANFESLQEILKDTESDLLNNNPVVRGTLRWTHFRLCSDSPLFTSNKCVVYQATLPELKSDTTIFQLMIFPKSQHENSQALAHVNWLNILAAFTDNIPVKFLSESLLQVWKLPREMTNQDQGGRVKVHIVVTRYHTYEFLNDYFYSLQESMQVTSDDYYQHFVFVLVQCFRAFLFALERGYSLSNIGLQDMNIVSAIGMSGKFISIWPKLKAHENGSPDDSICGNAKRIMQEMILSFTCIEQKFPPRFESAMDRVTELLHQEHTECLSIARAVLEFSLWGPEMKALEDIMNSNAQEQAFDMWLEVQRASLINKLARMSARSTQSRSVDDLYKMKFLLKSNGASMAEVAKQLWKR; encoded by the exons ATGGGGAAGTCTCAAGAATCAGTCGCTGAGATGTCAACCGTTTGCGGAGAGTTTTCGGAGAACGCATGGAAGAAAGATCTGTGCAAGAACTGTCAGAGGTCCAGAGCAGAACACACAGCCAGCAAAGATGGCGGCACTAAGGGAGGTAAGCCTGTTCCGACCAAAGCAAAGCGGACTTCCATTACCCAGCCTCCAGATGGTAAAGTTACGTCTTCATCCGCCTTAAGTATCAGCAAGAAGATGTCTCCTAGTGCAGACAAACAATCCTCAGGGAATGTCAAGTCCCAGAATTCCCAGAGTTTggcaaaatctgaaaaaaagtcTGTGGAGACGAGTAAGGACGGCACTCACAAGTCTGAACCAACACCCCGTCAACGAAGCtcagaaaacttgaaaaaagcAAAAGACAATGCCggcaaacaaccattggcaggTTTGACTAAAAATGGATTAAGACAGCCTGATAAAAGGATAATCGAACAAAGTGAGAAGGCTTCCGTTAAATCTTCATCAGAAAAATCAAAAGTGTCATCAAAAAAGCCTGAATCTCAGTCATCCAAAGCAAAACCTGAACCTGGAAAAAATGAGGGTAATGATTCTTCAGAACCAAAAAGTGCTCTGAAGAAATCACCGAAGAAAATGGTAAAAAGTGCTAAAGTTATCTTCCTTGAGAACGACCCTGAGATTATTGGCTACAATGGAGGTGAAGATAATGAACCTCCAGAGGAAGGAAGTGAATCTGGGTCAGTTTCGGCAGGAGACAATGATACTTGCTTGACGGAAGAGGAAAAGCAGTTTTCATTGCTCTCCTTAGAAAACACGCGCTGGAATGCTGATGttaaaaatcttaaaatggATTCCCCAttggaagaaaaaatgaaacGAGTTGCAAGCAAAGAATTTGAGGATGCCGAATTGGAGTCGCTATGGAAACCTGACAGATTCCCTGCGTTAAAAGATTGTGATTCAGGGAAGTTGAAAGTTGGAACATATCCACAGGCGAAGAAGTCACAGCTTCGAGCATCGCTGGAAGATGTGTTCGGTGAGGAACAGACAGAAAGATGCTCCTCAGAGACAGAAGTGTCGTCAAACAGAGTGAGTCGCTTGTCCTCGGAACCTCCGGAGGGCTACAAGTCCCCTTCATCAAGTCGAGAAGTTTCTCCTGCTCTGGATGCCACTGGTGCAAGAGTTGAGTCGCTGGCGTCGTCCAGAACGTCTTCGGTTTCAGATGTTGATGTTCCTGTGGAAGCGTTCAAAGTTAAGAAGGATAAGAAACCGCGCGTGGCGTCAGCATACAAAGTTGTAGATATAAATCCAGAGCCTGTTGTCAAACCGTATggtattgtggatgtgtcatcGGGGGAGGTTCCAGAATCTTACCCACCCCCGGAGTTACCCTCCACCCCGGCGCCGACAAGGTCGCGGCGTTCCTCAGAGCGAACGTCCCCTGCCCGATCGTCTTTGGCTGGAGACGCCGTCTCTGTATCAAGTAATTGCTCTTCTGAACATGACAATGTCAGTGAGTCGGGAACGTTAGGAAGACGCTCTCGGAAGGAATCAAGCACGGGGGCGGAGCCTCAGGCTGAAATGTCCATAACTTTGCAAATGCTGAGCGACAAATCAAATGACGCAGAACTGAAGGCTGCCATAAAGCTCCTGGATGAAGTCTGGAAGGACGAAGAGACGGAACCTGAAACCGTGACTAAACACAGCGAGGAAGGTACCCCTCAGAAAAGCCCCAAACCCGAACACGTGCCAAAAGCAGCCAAGCGTGGGTCAGTCATGACGGAATCCATGACGGAGGCTGAAACCAGCGCAAATACTCAACCAGCCAAGGGAACAACTGACGCCACTTCTAGTCAGGAGGAAGCATTCCAGCGGACTGATTCAGGAAGGGCTTCTAAAGGCAAATCACATGCATTTGAAGCCAAAATGGCATCCATTGCAGCTAATCTAGACTTGAACAAGCAAAACTTGAAGGGAAAACGCCCTGCCCCGCAACCCCCGAATTCCCCACCTCCGGAACCCCCAGGAGAGCCTGTGAAATCTCCAAATAAGGTGACGTCACAGACACCAGATCCCACATTCAGATTCGTCAAAGTGGGGATGATTCCAAACTCCTCAAGGCCAACATCACCAACACCTGAAGACGAAGAAGCTCCAGAAGAAGATGTTCAGGCAGAACCCCGTGACCTGGATTCACCCAAATTGTCCTCCAAGGCAAATAACGAAGCTCGAAAGAGCGgattgatgtcatttttctcaaaatttctccGCAGAGGGAAAGAAAGCGAAGGCAATGGTGAGACTATCACTGTTACAGCCATGGAGGACACAATCAAATTTGTAGATAAGAACGCTGTGGCAGACGAAACAAATGGTGACCAGGTTTCCTTGGCTGAGTCTTCTACAGACGATGTGCTAGAATCATCTGATACCAAAAATGGCAAAGTTACGAATCCAACAAAACCAAAAGTGTCGCCTACTCCAATGAAATATGCCATTAGTGATATCATGGAGGAAATATATGGAAAAAACCAAGACGAGTTTAGTCAACAAGAGGGCGAAGCAAAGGTAGATAAGTCTACCACTGAACCTGACATTCCTGCGTGTATGTCGAAATCAGTGAATTTTGAAGACAATAAGATTCCGGAAATTATGTCTATGAGTTTGACCTCTTTTCCTACCACATCAAACCCGGGACATTCTTCCCTCAAGAAAGAGGACAATCCCAAAAGAGGGTTAGCATCTCCAAAGCGCAGTGGTGACGGTTGTCGTAGAGATTTCAAACTCGACACTTCAAAACAAAGCCAGAAATCTCCAGACATATCACAGGTGCGTCGCAGAGTCAAGAGCCCAACAAAGCGTGAAGCACCAAGACCTGTGACAGCATCCAAAGCCTTGGAAACCAAAAATCCTCTGTTTGCCAAAGAGCTGGAGCTACGTCTGAGCAAGGGCGGCATGGAAGGTAAACCTGGGAAGGCGGCAAAATCCATTGAGCCAAAGAAACTTCCTGCCCCAGAGCCTCCAACGTCACCAAAGTCTCCAACACCCTCGACCAATGAGGTGAAGAAAGATGGTCACCATGACGACAGACCAACCAGCATGCCCCCGGCCCCTCCCCCTGCTGTTCAGGACCAGGAGCTTTACCTTCCACCTTGGGAGTCACGTGTCTGTGAGAAAATCGAACTGCCTTGTCAGAAAGGTAGGCGGAGCATTCTGGGAAGGATCGGAGGTCCACGGAAATCCCGCCCCCCAGCACCGCCTCCCCCGGGACCTGTGAAGGCATCTGTGAAGAGGGCCAAGTCGATTACAGAGTCGTCCCTTCCCGCCGAGACGAAGAAGATAGACAGGTCTGACATCTCTGGACCAATC CTTATCCAGGGCATGACCTCCACGAATAGCACAACTAAGGCGGTGACCCGGCGGAACACGATCACCCTCGGAGATGACAGCTCGTATGCGTCAG gcGGATCCAGTTCTCAAGACAGTGGGTCAGGGTCCATCGGAAGTAAGCGTAGTTATGACGACCCACCAGAACCTCCATCTTTGTCTCCGCTGGGTTCTTTGGAAAATTTGTACGAGCCGATTGGTCCACGCAGTCAGTCAATGAGCATGAGTTTAGAGGGGTATTTGGAGCCCGTGGTTGCCTCAGCGGGAGAACAAGGGGCGACCGTAACGCAGGCTGCTGTGCAAAAGGAAGAGAAAGTCGAATCTCCAAAGAAAGTGTTGTCGTTGGAAGAAGAGAGAGAACTCTTTTTGGCATCGCAGCCAATCTACGAGGAAATTCCGAACGGTGATGTAAAACGTGAAGAGCTCTATCCAGAGATAAAGATCAAACCAAACAAAACCAAACCCAAACCAGAACTCCAGAAGCAGACATCATCGCCAGCGATGGTGCAAGAAACTGTTCGTGAGGCAGTCATAGCCGAGATGCCTCATGTCGTCAATGAGAGACCTCCCTCACAACCGTCATCCCGTGAAGGCACGCCCAAACCGGCAATAAGAAGCCAGACTTTACCACGCCCGGCACCAAGGACAAAGTGCGGAGAGAAACTTAGCCCCGAAATCGCCGGCCCGAATTCTTTCCCACTTCAAGGGCCTCCACCAGCCACTGGGCCTCCACCGGCCACAGGACCACCGGGCCAAGGGAGGCCCAAGCCTGTTCCCAGACGGAAACCACAGGTTCTTGCCAAACCAACAGCAGCAAGGAAATCGACGGTTGAACAGTATGTGGCAATGAACCGTCCTGGATGTGCCTCCAAGAACTATTCGCTGGAGTGCTTGCGGGAAAACTTCAACAAGATCACAGGTGCAAATTTCGAATCCTTGCAAGAGATTTTAAAAGACACGGAGTCGGATCTGTTGAACAACAATCCTGTTGTTCGAGGGACGCTTCGCTGGACTCACTTTCGACTGTGTTCAGACAGTCCTCTGTTTACATCAAACAAATGTGTTGTGTACCAAGCTACTCTCCCGGAGCTCAAGTCTGATACAACCATATTCCAACTCATG ATATTCCCTAAATCTCAGCACGAGAATTCACAAGCCTTGGCACACGTTAACTGGTTAAACATCCTCGCAGCGTTCACAGACAACATTCCAGTGAAGTTTCTCTCAGAGAGTCTCCTTCAGGTCTGGAAGCTGCCCCGGGAAATGACCAATCAGGATCAAGGTGGACGGGTCAAAGTTCACATTGTGGTGACACGCTACCATACCTACGAGTTTCTCAACGATTATTTCTACTCTCTTCAGGAGAGCATGCAAGTGACGAGTGATGACTACTACCAGCATTTTGTCTTCGTGCTAGTTCAGTGCTTCCGTGCGTTCTTGTTTGCATTGGAGCGCGGGTATTCGCTGTCAAACATTGGGCTACAGGATATGAACATTGTCTCTGCAATTGGCATGTcgggaaagttcatcagcattTGGCCCAAATTGAAGGCACATGAAAACGGATCGCCAGACGACAGCATTTGCGGAAACGCGAAACGTATCATGCAGGAGATGATCCTATCATTCACATGCATTGAGCAGAAGTTTCCGCCGCGATTTGAGTCAGCCATGGACCGTGTGACGGAACTGCTTCATCAGGAGCACACAGAGTGTCTGTCCATCGCACGTGCCGTCTTGGAATTCAGTCTCTGGGGACCAGAGATGAAGGCGCTAGAAGACATTATGAACTCTAATGCCCAAGAACAAGCATTCGACATGTGGTTGGAAGTTCAGAGGGCCTCCTTGATCAACAAATTAGCACGAATGTCTGCTCGAAGCACACAGTCAAGATCTGTTGATGATTTGTACAAGATGAAATTTCTACTGAAATCAAATGGTGCCAGCATGGCTGAAGTTGCTAAGCAACTGTGGAAAAGATAA